Proteins from a genomic interval of Yoonia sp. GPGPB17:
- a CDS encoding glycosyltransferase, which yields MRNPNKTNVLVNAVSAKDGGARTIVEGLVTAADHYHQYEFIILAGFRADRQYAANIVWVYLPKSGLRAVLFNLLGVAFYFYWHRCHALLSLNNMNCVLVPTDRRTTYFHQPKALDFAFSDVKARIIRTYLMHTRDRVVVQSPQVHADFVALFGQRHEVQIAWPGFTTPARVDAHARNTHEVLVPVAGFESPHKNFAFVHDVAETLGSDWRVVVTARDSAGFEGVAENICFIGPQTREDLFCLYHKATVVLMPSTHETIGLPIFEALSVGTPVVAYDAPYIRLFQETFGITSGLGIAASAAEAKDWTTMFSNGDKQITHATDFRQGDWKEVFDAL from the coding sequence TTGCGAAACCCAAATAAAACAAACGTCTTGGTGAATGCAGTTTCGGCCAAAGATGGCGGCGCCCGCACAATTGTCGAAGGGCTTGTCACCGCTGCAGACCACTATCATCAATACGAATTCATTATTCTGGCCGGTTTTCGGGCGGACCGCCAATATGCTGCCAACATTGTATGGGTCTACTTGCCAAAATCAGGTTTGCGGGCCGTACTTTTCAACCTTTTGGGTGTTGCGTTTTACTTCTATTGGCACCGCTGCCATGCCCTACTTTCGTTGAACAACATGAACTGCGTCCTTGTGCCAACGGATCGCCGTACAACCTATTTTCACCAACCAAAGGCACTGGATTTTGCCTTTAGTGACGTCAAAGCACGGATCATTCGCACCTATCTAATGCACACACGCGACAGGGTTGTTGTGCAATCACCGCAAGTCCACGCGGACTTTGTCGCGCTCTTTGGGCAGCGTCATGAGGTTCAGATTGCATGGCCGGGGTTTACAACGCCAGCTCGTGTAGATGCACATGCTAGAAACACTCACGAAGTACTGGTGCCCGTTGCGGGTTTTGAAAGCCCGCATAAAAACTTCGCGTTTGTGCATGATGTCGCCGAAACGCTAGGCTCAGACTGGCGCGTTGTGGTTACAGCAAGAGACAGCGCAGGTTTTGAAGGGGTGGCAGAGAATATCTGCTTCATCGGCCCCCAAACGCGGGAGGATTTATTCTGCCTTTACCACAAAGCAACTGTCGTTCTGATGCCGTCAACCCATGAGACGATTGGCCTTCCCATATTCGAGGCATTGAGTGTCGGAACACCGGTTGTCGCGTATGACGCCCCCTACATCCGCTTGTTTCAAGAGACGTTTGGTATCACGTCGGGTTTGGGAATCGCCGCCAGCGCCGCTGAAGCTAAGGATTGGACTACGATGT
- the wecC gene encoding UDP-N-acetyl-D-mannosamine dehydrogenase codes for MMDEFKKVSVIGLGYIGLPTAAMFASRKIEVVGVDVSAAVVDTINRGEIHIVEPDLDMVVHAAVNEGYLRATTTPEPADAFLIAVPTPFTGDNHDPDLSFVKAAAQAIAPVLAPGCLVILESTCPVGATEAVSQWLAEARPDLSFPQNEGPASDIRVAHCPERVLPGRVMQELVSNDRIIGGMTARCSEAATQLYKAFVTGKCVVSSGPRAAEMAKLTENSFRDVNIAFANELSMICGALDMDVWEVIAMANRHPRVNVLQPGPGVGGHCIAVDPWFIVASAPEHSQLIRAARGVNDRKPDWVLDRVKGAVGTYLTENPDKTARDVTIALYGLSFKPDIDDLRESPALEIAIQTAAVHPGTVVIVEPHITTLPDGLATATLATETQVNADVHVMLVDHQIFKETARPDGTIVDTRGVWD; via the coding sequence ATGATGGATGAATTCAAGAAGGTTTCTGTGATTGGCCTTGGATACATTGGCCTACCCACAGCAGCCATGTTCGCGTCGCGCAAAATCGAAGTCGTGGGCGTTGATGTGAGTGCAGCTGTAGTCGATACGATCAACCGCGGCGAAATCCACATCGTGGAACCTGATCTTGATATGGTGGTCCATGCGGCGGTGAACGAAGGATATCTGCGGGCCACGACAACCCCTGAACCTGCCGATGCGTTTCTGATTGCGGTGCCCACGCCCTTTACCGGCGACAATCACGACCCTGACCTGTCCTTTGTAAAAGCAGCGGCACAGGCCATTGCACCGGTGCTGGCGCCGGGGTGCCTTGTGATCCTTGAATCCACCTGCCCTGTTGGCGCAACAGAGGCGGTATCGCAGTGGCTCGCTGAGGCCCGGCCGGATCTTAGTTTTCCGCAGAACGAAGGACCCGCGTCCGATATCCGGGTAGCCCATTGTCCAGAGCGTGTCTTGCCAGGCAGGGTAATGCAGGAACTGGTCAGCAATGACAGGATCATCGGCGGCATGACGGCCCGCTGCTCCGAGGCGGCAACCCAACTTTACAAGGCGTTTGTGACCGGCAAATGCGTTGTCTCTTCGGGGCCGCGCGCGGCCGAAATGGCGAAACTGACGGAAAACAGCTTTCGAGACGTCAACATCGCCTTTGCAAACGAACTGTCGATGATATGCGGCGCGCTTGATATGGACGTGTGGGAGGTCATTGCGATGGCCAACCGACACCCCCGGGTCAATGTGCTGCAACCCGGGCCCGGCGTGGGTGGGCACTGCATTGCCGTTGATCCGTGGTTTATCGTCGCCTCAGCACCTGAACACAGCCAACTGATCCGAGCGGCGCGCGGCGTGAACGACAGGAAGCCCGATTGGGTTCTTGATAGAGTAAAGGGGGCCGTCGGCACATATTTGACAGAAAACCCCGACAAGACCGCACGCGACGTGACGATCGCGCTCTATGGGCTGTCGTTCAAACCCGATATTGATGATCTGCGCGAAAGCCCCGCCCTGGAAATCGCGATCCAGACGGCGGCGGTCCACCCTGGCACCGTAGTGATTGTTGAACCGCATATCACCACCCTGCCGGATGGTTTGGCGACCGCGACCCTTGCAACGGAGACGCAAGTGAACGCCGATGTACATGTGATGCTGGTAGATCACCAGATATTCAAAGAGACGGCGCGCCCCGACGGCACAATTGTCGATACACGAGGTGTGTGGGATTGA
- a CDS encoding glycosyltransferase family 4 protein, whose amino-acid sequence MSKDSTAKTIKVVYSTRVIPHYRIPLLEALAKDPRITFRVITTRDRKGSKAQNFRGPINFDLVKLWAWRPAIYTRNGKAELSVPLGLGRNLFRFSPDVVITEGASHVFSNITAFIYAKLFRRRIVQWSLGELRNRKLSLPRRLLNAVCFHAIERKSDAAIAYSETGAAYFERIGMPKEKIVVALNTIDTKDRIAKHKAYADTHELAYPSPCPEVFNITYVGALIDVKRPALLIEAFTKVSKEIPNSRLSIAGDGPLREELEAQVNSAGLSDRVSFWGHISDEMPRFFYDASVLVMPGLGGLVIPDALAHGVPVICNEGDGSEKDIVTEQCGLLLPQMDSAQLADALVKLAHDRGKQSRWRAARYERSTKNSQSKTTTTTFIGLLRLLLVADATRTDVRNDNCETQIKQTSW is encoded by the coding sequence ATGTCCAAAGATAGTACGGCAAAAACGATCAAGGTGGTCTATTCTACCCGCGTGATACCTCACTACCGTATCCCCTTGTTGGAAGCGCTAGCCAAGGATCCCAGGATCACGTTCCGCGTGATTACGACGCGTGATCGAAAGGGCAGCAAAGCGCAAAATTTCCGGGGTCCGATCAATTTCGATCTGGTCAAGCTATGGGCCTGGCGCCCGGCTATATACACCCGCAATGGCAAGGCGGAACTATCGGTTCCTCTAGGGTTGGGACGCAACCTGTTTCGCTTTTCTCCCGATGTGGTGATTACCGAGGGCGCCTCGCATGTCTTTAGCAACATCACCGCCTTCATTTATGCCAAGCTTTTTCGCCGCCGGATTGTTCAATGGAGCCTTGGTGAGCTGCGCAATCGCAAACTATCACTGCCGCGGCGATTGCTGAACGCCGTGTGTTTTCATGCCATTGAACGCAAATCCGATGCCGCCATTGCCTATAGCGAAACTGGTGCTGCCTATTTCGAGCGTATCGGCATGCCGAAAGAAAAGATCGTCGTAGCGCTCAATACAATCGACACAAAAGATCGGATTGCAAAGCACAAGGCCTATGCCGACACTCACGAGCTTGCCTACCCTTCGCCCTGCCCAGAGGTATTCAACATCACCTATGTAGGCGCTCTGATTGATGTCAAACGCCCCGCACTGTTGATCGAGGCATTTACCAAAGTCAGCAAGGAAATCCCGAACAGCCGTCTGTCGATTGCCGGCGATGGCCCCCTGCGCGAGGAATTGGAAGCACAAGTCAATAGCGCGGGCCTGTCAGACCGCGTTTCCTTCTGGGGGCATATCTCGGACGAGATGCCACGGTTCTTTTATGATGCAAGCGTTTTGGTGATGCCTGGCCTTGGAGGGCTGGTCATACCAGATGCGCTTGCACATGGCGTCCCTGTGATTTGCAACGAAGGTGATGGCTCGGAAAAAGACATCGTTACCGAACAATGTGGACTGCTGTTGCCCCAAATGGACTCTGCGCAGTTAGCGGATGCTTTGGTGAAGCTAGCGCATGACCGCGGTAAGCAAAGCCGCTGGCGAGCGGCGCGCTACGAACGGTCGACGAAAAACTCTCAATCGAAAACTACCACAACAACATTTATCGGGCTGTTGAGGTTGCTCTTAGTAGCTGACGCCACGCGGACCGATGTTAGGAATGACAATTGCGAAACCCAAATAAAACAAACGTCTTGGTGA
- the wecB gene encoding non-hydrolyzing UDP-N-acetylglucosamine 2-epimerase: MFGTRPEAIKMAPLVDALAQDPRFDAKVCVTAQHREMLDQVLDLFQIKPDHDLDIMKPGQSLHEVMARILLGLAPVLEAEKPDMVLVHGDTATSLAATLAAYYAHIPVGHVEAGLRTGDMYAPWPEEGNRRGTGALASLHFAPTPQARDNLLKENIDPQSIIVTGNTVIDALISVRDRIDRDADLRSALDTQFSYLDTSKKLILVTGHRRESFGGGFDRICQALSQIATELPDAEIVYPVHLNPNVQGPVARLLGGVKNIHLIDPLDYLPFVFVMSRAHLILTDSGGIQEEAPSLGKPVLVMRETTERPEAITAGTVRLVGTDVDLIVSEVVKLMTDTSAYQAMSHAHSPYGDGKACGRILNMLAERQNDG, translated from the coding sequence GTGTTTGGAACACGGCCTGAAGCCATCAAAATGGCACCGCTGGTTGATGCTTTGGCACAAGACCCGCGCTTTGATGCAAAGGTTTGCGTCACAGCACAGCACCGTGAGATGCTCGATCAGGTGCTTGATCTCTTTCAGATCAAGCCGGATCATGATCTGGACATTATGAAGCCGGGCCAATCCCTGCACGAAGTTATGGCGCGGATCTTGCTTGGTCTTGCCCCTGTCCTTGAGGCTGAAAAACCTGACATGGTGCTGGTCCATGGGGATACGGCCACATCATTGGCAGCAACGCTGGCGGCCTATTATGCACATATTCCTGTCGGGCATGTTGAGGCGGGTTTGCGCACGGGGGATATGTACGCGCCCTGGCCGGAAGAGGGCAATCGCAGAGGCACCGGTGCACTGGCCAGCTTGCATTTTGCACCAACACCACAAGCGCGCGATAATCTGCTGAAGGAAAACATTGATCCGCAGTCAATCATTGTGACGGGGAACACGGTGATTGATGCTCTGATCAGTGTGCGTGACCGGATTGATCGTGATGCTGACTTGCGTAGCGCGCTCGACACGCAATTCTCATACCTGGATACGTCCAAGAAACTGATCCTTGTGACGGGTCATCGGCGTGAAAGCTTTGGTGGCGGGTTCGACCGCATTTGCCAGGCGCTGAGCCAAATCGCGACAGAGCTTCCTGATGCGGAGATTGTCTATCCCGTGCATCTCAACCCGAATGTGCAGGGCCCGGTTGCACGGCTTTTGGGCGGCGTTAAGAATATCCATCTGATCGACCCTTTGGACTATCTGCCTTTCGTGTTTGTCATGTCGCGCGCGCATCTGATCCTGACAGATTCCGGCGGCATTCAGGAAGAGGCGCCGTCATTGGGCAAACCCGTCCTCGTCATGCGTGAGACCACCGAACGACCCGAGGCGATTACGGCGGGAACTGTGCGTCTGGTGGGCACGGATGTTGATCTGATTGTCAGCGAAGTTGTGAAACTGATGACCGATACATCTGCATATCAAGCCATGAGCCACGCACACAGCCCCTATGGTGATGGCAAAGCCTGCGGTCGTATTCTCAATATGCTGGCGGAAAGACAAAATGATGGATGA